One genomic window of Ornithorhynchus anatinus isolate Pmale09 chromosome 12, mOrnAna1.pri.v4, whole genome shotgun sequence includes the following:
- the EXOSC9 gene encoding exosome complex component RRP45 has protein sequence MRETPLSNCERRFLLRAIEEKKRLDGRQIYDYRNIKISFGTDYGCCIVELGKTRVLGQVSCELVAPKLNRATEGILFFNLELSQMASPAFEPGRQSDLLVKLNRLLERCLRNSKCVDTESLCVIAGEKVWQIRVDLHVLNHDGNILDAASIAAIVALCHFRRPDVSVQGDEITLYTPEERDPVPLSIHHMPIYVSFAFFLQGAYLLVDPSEREERVMDGLMVIAMNKHREICTIQSSGGVMLLKDQVLRCSKIAGVKVAEITELIQKALENDRKVRKEGGKFGFAESIPNHRITVFKMESAAVDMSDVEEKAEEIITEAEPPTKVVPKPVLWTPGTAQIGEGVESSWGDLEESEKEDEEEGGTDETTTQKNPKMEREDEPVQSKVKKDAPVILSDSEEEEVIILEPEENAKKIRAHTNSKKEAINKKATNKKRKKKPTY, from the exons CGTCTAGATGGCAGACAGATCTATGACTATAGAAACATCAAGATTTCATTTGGAACTGACTATGGGTGTTGTATTGTGGAACTTGGAAAAACAAG AGTTCTTGGACAAGTTTCTTGTGAACTTGTTGCCCCAAAGCTCAATCGGGCAACAGAAGGCATTCTTTTCTTTAATCTTGAACTCTCTCAGATGGCCTCTCCAGCTTTTGAACCTGGCAG GCAGTCAGACCTCTTGGTAAAATTGAACAGACTCTTGGAAAGGTGTTTAAGAAATTCAAAGTGTGTGGACACTGAATCGCTGTGTGTTATTGCTGGTGAAAAG GTATGGCAAATTCGTGTCGATCTGCATGTATTAAATCACGATGGAAACATTCTTGATGCTGCCAGTATTGCAGCAATTGTGGCTCTGTGTCATTTTAGGAGACCTGATGTGTCCGTTCAAGGTGATGAAATAACTTTG TATACCCCTGAGGAGCGGGATCCTGTACCCCTGAGCATTCATCACATGCCCATCTATGTCAGCTTTGCCTTCTTCCTGCAAGG GGCCTATTTATTGGTGGATCCCAGTGAACGAGAAGAGCGGGTAATGGATGGCTTGATGGTGATTGCCATGAACAAACACCGTGAAATTTGTACAATCCAATCCAGCGGTGGAGTCATGCTGTTGAAGGATCAA GTTCTAAGATGCAGCAAAATAGCTGGTGTGAAGGTAGCAGAGATCACAGAACTAATTCAGAAGGCCTTGGAGAATGACAGGAAAGTTAG GAAAGAAGGTGGAAAATTTGGCTTTGCAGAGTCTATTCCAAACCATCGCATCACAGTTTTCAAAATGGAAAGTGCTGCTGTGGACATGTCTGATGTGGAAGAGAAAGCTGAAGAAATCATTACTGAGGCTGAACCTCCTACAAAAGT GGTCCCTAAACCAGTACTGTGGACCCCTGGGACTGCCCAGAttggagaaggggtggagagcTCCTGGGGTGATCTAGAAGAATCTgagaaagaagatgaagaagagggtGGGACCGATGAAACAACCACCCAGAAAAACccgaaaatggaaagagaagacgAACCTGTTCAAAGCAAAGTCAAGAAGG ATGCCCCCGTAATTCTGTCGGACAGTGAAGAGGAAGAAGTAATCATCTTGGAACCAGAGGAAAATGCAAAGAAGATAAG AGCACACACCAACTCCAAAAAAGAAGCCATAAACAAAAAAGCaaccaacaaaaaaagaaaaaagaagcctACTTATTAA
- the CCNA2 gene encoding cyclin-A2 — protein sequence MYCPPAASAPATSGLEQKVPRAAPGPEDQENQENVHPAKLPPSGARPVLGVLRGNQRGPPQPQHKLRAQQRVAPLQELPVNNENHGTAPPWKDSSKQPAFTIHVDEPDGENLKKPAVLEKIRSEDHILGFTSAISLPGARKPLEPVDFSMEASSDSPLTMDMSVVQETEEKQTSVNEVPDYHEDIHTYLREMEVKCKPKMGYMKKQPDITNSMRAILVDWLVEVGEEYKLQNETLHLAVNYIDRFLSSMSVLRGKLQLVGTAAMLLASKFEEIYPPEVAEFVYITDDTYTKKQVLRMEHLVLKVLAFDLAAPTINQFLTQYFLHQHQTNSKVESLAMFLGELSLIDADPYLKYLPSVTAGAAFHLALYTVTGQSWPESLVQKTGYTLENLKPCLLDLHKTYLRASQHAQQSIREKYKTAKYHGVSLIDPPETLNLLQ from the exons ATGTATTGTCCTCCGGCGGCTTCGGCGCCTGCAACCTCGGGGCTGGAACAGAAGGTCCctcgggccgcccccggcccggaggaccaggagaaccaggagaacgtGCACCCGGCCAAGCTACCGCCCTCGGGGGCCCGGCCCGTGTTGGGCGTCCTGAGGGGCAATCAGCGGGGCCCGCCACAGCCGCAACACAAGCTCAGGGCGCAGCAGCGg GTTGCACCTCTTCAAGAACTCCCCGTGAACAATGAAAACCATGGCACCGCTCCACCGTGGAAAGACAGCAGTAAACAACCGGCATTCACGATTCATGTGGATGAGCCCGATGGAGAGAATCTTAAGAAACCAGCCGTCTTGGAAAAGATTAGGTCTGAAGACCATATCCTGGGTTTCACTTCAGCTATCTCTCTGCCCGGAGCAAGAAAACCCTTGGAACCTGTCGATTTTTCAATGGAGGCTAGTTCGG ACTCCCCACTTACTATGGACATGTCAGTGGTACAGGAAactgaagaaaaacaaacaagtgTTAACGAAGTTCCAGACTACCATGAGGACATCCACACTTACCTTAGGGAAATGGAG GTGAAATGTAAACCTAAAATGGGCTACATGAAGAAACAACCCGACATCACAAACAGCATGAGGGCTATCCTAGTGGACTGGCTagttgaagtgggagaagaatatAAGCTTCAGAATGAGACCTTGCACTTGGCCGTGAACTACATCGACCGATTCCTTTCTTCCATGTCTGTATTGCGAGGCAAGCTTCAGCTTGTGGGAACTGCTGCTATGCTGTTGGCCTC AAAGTTTGAAGAAATCTACCCACCCGAAGTAGCAGAATTTGTATATATCACAGATGATACCTACACTAAGAAGCAAGTCTTACGAATGGAGCATCTAGTTTTGAAAGTTCTTGCTTTTGACTTAGCTGCACCAACAATAAATCAATTTCTCACTCAGTACTTTCTGCACCAGCACCAGACAAACTCTAAAGTGGAAAGCTTAGCAATG TTTCTAGGAGAGCTGAGTCTAATTGATGCTGATCCATATCTAAAATATCTCCCATCGGTTACTGCTGGAGCAGCCTTTCATTTAGCACTCTACACAGTCACTGGACAAAGCTGG cCTGAATCTCTTGTTCAAAAGACAGGATACACCTTGGAAAATCTTAAGCCTTGTCTCCTAGACCTCCATAAGACCTACCTCAGAGCATCCCAGCACGCACAACAATCCATACGAGAAAAATACAAGACTGCAAA GTACCATGGCGTATCTCTCATCGACCCACCAGAGACACTAAATTTATTACAATAA